A segment of the Bdellovibrionota bacterium genome:
GAGCGAGCGCGATGGAGGAAGCACCTGCAGCGGAATCCGCGACGCTACCGGGGAGCGATTTTTGGGACCTTACGTCGGCACCCGCCGCCGCGGCACCGGATGAACCGGCCGCGGCTCCAGCGGAAACGCCCGACTCGAATGCATGGGGAACGATTTCCGCCGGAAGCTGGGAAGAAATCGAGAAGACTTCAGCGCCCCCCGACGCCATGGCTGACATGGCCCCTGCCGAACCGGCAAAAGAGGTGCCGCCCCCCGCTCCTCCTTCGGCCGGATCGGACGAATTTGGTTTTGATCTTTCCTCGGCCGGATCGGAGGGCGCGGCCATCACCGACGCCGCGGGCGGAGCAGCCTTCGATTTTTCAGCTCCCGAAGCGGCGCCCGTCGCTGCGGAACCGGAGCCAATAACCTCGCCGGTATTCGCTGCGACCGCAGCTCCCACGGCGCTTTCACTGTCGGATCGACAGATCGAAGCGATCGTCGCAAAGGTATTTCAAAAGGTGATCGAGCGAATTGCTTGGGAAGTCGTACCGGATCTGGCCGAAACCATTATCAAGGAAGAGCTGACCCGCCTTACACAAGAGAAGTCGTGAAGCAGGAGTTGTCGAAGGCGTATAACCCGACCGGCATCGAGGAAGGCCGATACGCCGAGTGGGAAAAGGCGGGGTATTTCCATGTTGAGGCCGGCGACCCTCGCCATCCATTTTCGATCGTTATTCCTCCTCCCAATGTCACGGGATCGCTCCACATGGGCCACGCCCTGGACAACACGCTCCAAGACGTCCTGATTCGCTACAAACGAATGGACGGAGCCTGTTCGCTCTGGATTCCCGGAACGGACCATGCAGGGATCGCCACGCAAAACGTCGTGGAACGCGAATTGGCCAAGGAGAAAATCACTCGGCAGCAACTCGGCCGCTCGAAATTCATCGAGCGTGTCTGGCAATGGAAAGAACAATCCGGCGGCCGAATCGTCCGGCAATTGCGACGCCTGGGTGCGTCCTGCGACTGGAAGCGGGAACGCTTTACGATGGATCCGGGTCTCTCCCGCGCCGTTCGAACCGTGTTTGTCCGCCTGTTTGACGAAGGTTTGATTTATCGATCCAAATATCTCATCAGCTGGTGCCCGCGATGCCAGACGGCGCTGTCTGATCTGGAGGTCGAACACCACGACGTGGACGGGCAACTGACGTACTTCAAGTATCCGTTAGTTTCGGGTGTACAAATCACGGTGGCCACCACGCGACCTGAAACCATGCTGGGTGACACCGCCATCGCCGTGCATCCCGACGACAAACGATACAAGAAACTTGTGGGTCAAAAGGTTCAGCATCCTTTCTTGCCCCGAACGTTTCCGGTAATCGCCGATTCGGTCGTGGATCCCAAATTCGGAACGGGAGCCGTCAAAGTTACGCCGGCCCACGACCCGAACGATTATGCTCTCGGCGAACGTCACAAACTTGAATTCATTTCGATCTTCGAATCGGACGCCACAACAAACGCAGAGACCGGACCCTACAAAGGGCTTGATCGTGTGGCGGCCAGAAAACGAGTCGTGTCGGATCTTAAATCTCGCGGACTTTTTGAAAAGGCCGAACCGCATCGCCATGCCGTGGGTCACTGCCAAAGATGCCGAACGGTCATAGAGCCTCGTATTTCGGAACAGTGGTTCGTTAAAATCGCCCCTCTAGCCAAACCAGCCATCGATGCGGTCAAAAAAGGGGACATTAAGTTTGTCCCGGAGATGTGGACGAAGACCTATCTCGAATGGATGGAAAACATACGAGACTGGTGCATCTCCCGCCAACTCTGGTGGGGACATCAAATTCCCGTCTGGTACTGCGATTCTTGTAATGAAAAATCGGCCTCCGTAGAAGATCTGACTCAATGCCCGAAATGCATGAAAAAGAACCTTCGCCAGGATCCGGACGTCCTCGACACCTGGTTCTCCTCCGCTTTATGGCCCTTCTCCACGCTCGGCTGGCCCGACGCGACGCCCGATCTCAAGAAATTCTACCCGACAACGGTACTGGTCACCGGCTTCGACATTATTTTCTTTTGGGTCGCTCGAATGATCATGATGGGTCTCAAGTTCACAGAGAAAGCACCCTTTCAAACAGTGCACATTCATGCACTGATTCGCGATCAATTCGGCCAGAAAATGTCCAAATCCAAGGGAAACGTCGTCGACCCTTTAGAGATTATGGATCGCTACGGAACTGATGCCTTTCGATTTGCCCTATGCGCGTTTGCGGCTCAGGGGAGGGACATCATTCTCTCGGAAAAGAGGATTGAGGGATATCGCAATTTCATCAATAAACTTTGGAACGCCGCCCGTTTCGCTATGGGCAACTGGGATGGCCAGAAGATCGCGGAGTCCGCTCCGAAACCGGCAACACTCCCCGATCAATGGATCCGGCATCGCCTGAACGAAGTGATTGCCGAGGTTCGACGGGGCCTCGATGAGTATCGATTCAACGAGTCAGCCGAAATTCTTTATCAGTTCACCTGGCACGAGTTCTGTGACTGGTATCTTGAAATGGCCAAAATCCATCTTTCCGATTCGGCCCCAAAGAACGTCCGCTCATCGACGCAAGAATCGCTTTTCTATGTGCTGGACCGCATGCTGCGCCTTCTGCACCCACTCATTCCGTTTGTAACCGAAGAGATTTGGCAACAACTCCCTATTTCTCGACCGACGCCGAGCATTATGCTGGCTCAATATCCGCGTGACGACGAATTTAGGGCTCCAGATTCAAGTCAAGAATTCGAAACCTTACGGGAGGCGATTGTCGCTCTCCGCGCGTATCGTTCAGCGAGTAAATTGCCGTCTTCGCAGAAGCTGGAAGTTAAACTTCTCGTTGGCAACACGGCACCTGGAAAACGTGCAGGCGGGGACGTGATCGAAAAACACCAGCGTTATTTTGAATTACTCGGCGGCATCAAGACTTTTGACGTCGTCAAAAAACGCCCAAATGCTCCTTGGGTTTCCTTGGTGTCTGAGAATTTCCAATTTTATGTATTGCCGGAGAGATCGACAGATTCTGCTTCGGAAATGGCCCGAATGGAAAAGGAACGCGCGAAGGCTGCCGCCGATGTCGATTTCTTGACCCGGCGACTTGCGGACCAGGCGTATCGCTCCAAAGCTCCACCTCAGCTTGTCGCAAAAGACGAAGAAAAATTAAAGTACGCGAGAATTCGGCTTGAGAGGATCGACCAATTTTTAACGTCGACTGAGTCGTGACGCATTTCAACCTCCCCCATCTAAAGACCCGCACTTTTGGGCGTCCGACGTTCCATCAGCCGGAGGTCGATTCGA
Coding sequences within it:
- a CDS encoding valine--tRNA ligase — encoded protein: MKQELSKAYNPTGIEEGRYAEWEKAGYFHVEAGDPRHPFSIVIPPPNVTGSLHMGHALDNTLQDVLIRYKRMDGACSLWIPGTDHAGIATQNVVERELAKEKITRQQLGRSKFIERVWQWKEQSGGRIVRQLRRLGASCDWKRERFTMDPGLSRAVRTVFVRLFDEGLIYRSKYLISWCPRCQTALSDLEVEHHDVDGQLTYFKYPLVSGVQITVATTRPETMLGDTAIAVHPDDKRYKKLVGQKVQHPFLPRTFPVIADSVVDPKFGTGAVKVTPAHDPNDYALGERHKLEFISIFESDATTNAETGPYKGLDRVAARKRVVSDLKSRGLFEKAEPHRHAVGHCQRCRTVIEPRISEQWFVKIAPLAKPAIDAVKKGDIKFVPEMWTKTYLEWMENIRDWCISRQLWWGHQIPVWYCDSCNEKSASVEDLTQCPKCMKKNLRQDPDVLDTWFSSALWPFSTLGWPDATPDLKKFYPTTVLVTGFDIIFFWVARMIMMGLKFTEKAPFQTVHIHALIRDQFGQKMSKSKGNVVDPLEIMDRYGTDAFRFALCAFAAQGRDIILSEKRIEGYRNFINKLWNAARFAMGNWDGQKIAESAPKPATLPDQWIRHRLNEVIAEVRRGLDEYRFNESAEILYQFTWHEFCDWYLEMAKIHLSDSAPKNVRSSTQESLFYVLDRMLRLLHPLIPFVTEEIWQQLPISRPTPSIMLAQYPRDDEFRAPDSSQEFETLREAIVALRAYRSASKLPSSQKLEVKLLVGNTAPGKRAGGDVIEKHQRYFELLGGIKTFDVVKKRPNAPWVSLVSENFQFYVLPERSTDSASEMARMEKERAKAAADVDFLTRRLADQAYRSKAPPQLVAKDEEKLKYARIRLERIDQFLTSTES